The DNA segment CTCTTCTTGTCAACTTTTTTTTCTTTTGCCGGTAGTGTCCAAATAATAGTAGGCCACCAAGGGTTTCCTGATAACCACATAAGAGGCATTCAAGAACTTGAGCCTTTCCAGAAAGTAACAGGTCAGCCCCACGTAGAGGGGCCAAAAGGCGGGTAATGGGTGGGGCCAGGGTTATCCGATGAAAATCAAAGGTAAAGGTGCCATTCGGGAAAAGCTACTGGATTATAGTGGTCAAGTTTTACTTTCTGACGCTAAGTAAAAAGTCTCTTTATTCCTTTATATGTTTTCTCAGACCTTCTATCTATTTTGCCAATATCTATCAATCTCTCTTTGTCGGTCACCATATAAATGACTCGCCAATCACCGATTCTTATTCTGTAAATATCATCAATCAACTTTTCGCAACCTCTTGGTCGAGGAGATTGACGAAGTTTCAGGATCGCTTCTTTGACCCGATAATAATCATCATCAGCCATATCATCTAATATCTTCTCTGCTCTCTGCCTGATGAATAACCTATGCACGTTTTTTCTCTCTGATAGCTGTATATTCCTCAAATGGTCGTCCTGGTTCTTTTTGGGCTTCTAACATATCCCGAATGTCCTCTAAGTCCTCAAGCTGTTGAAGTAAGGTATTATACTCATTTATATTAACAATCATCGCCACGGCGCGACTATTTCTATTTATCCGATAGGCCTTTTTTTCTTTCTCTACCTTATCGACTACAGCGCTTAGATTTTTCTTCACCTCACTGATGGAAATCATCTCCACCATCATATTGTTCCCCTCCTTCGGGTCATTGACACCTAATTGAGCTTTTCAATATATCTTAGCATGCTTTCTTTTACCTGTCAATCAATTTATCCTTGGCTTCCTAATAGTCGCTAACTAATGGGCATTCAAGAATTTGGGCCATTCCAGAAGGTAACAGGTCAGCCCGGCGTAGGGGGCGTAGGGGGGCAAGAGAGGGGTAATGGGTGGGGCCAGGGTTTAGAGGCGCTCGGCTTACTCCCCTACTCTTAGTAAGGGTCAGGTGACACTATTTAGTAACTATTCGGCCACGGATTAGCACGGATAAAATAATTAAAAGCCACAAAAAAAGAAGTAGGCTTACTTACCAATTTTGGAAAAGAAGAACTTGAAGTTAAACGACTTATATAAAAGAAATCAGTGTTTCATCCGTGTCCATCCGTGGCTGAATAGTGACCCTATTTAAAATGGAATTTAAAGTCGAAAGCGAACTGTAATCCGTAATAGCTCTCGTGGCTATTTAGCTGGTCGTGGTGATATTTCCCGGTTATCTTTAAAGTGCCATTGGCGTTTGCTTGAATACTGTAACCGCCAGTTACGTTCAAGGTAAGGTCATGGGTCTTGGTATTCTCCTTGCCATTAATCTCTTTTCTCTGTCTTTGCCACCCTAAGGCAGAAGTCAAATTGACATCATTTTTAAGGTTTATGACTCCCAATCCTGGCATTTTGACTTCCCCGGGTTTCTTAATAATGGTTTTGTGAGTTCCATTCCAGGAATAAGAAGTTTCCGCTGTTTTTTTCCCTATTAGATGATCTTTGCTTTGGCTCCAGCTCATATTGGTGTCACACGACAGGTTATTGGGCCAGGACAGGCTCCATTTTATGGACGGCGTATGCGAAGAGGAACGGGCAGTGGTCACACTGCGGGAAAATTTCTCATTCCGGCTCAATTTATCAGAGAGATTCAGACTTGAACCGGCGGCCTTCTTCAAAACATAAGGAAGCTTTCTGACCCAGGAGAGGACCTCCAGGTTGATATTGCCCTCCAAGCTATTATTATCCTCAGAAGTAACTGTCCCTTTTGATTCACTTTCCGTCCTGGTTGAATTCCCCTTCAGACTGCATGCGGTGATGCGCTTTATCCCTAAGTACCAGTTGGTATTTATGGTATGATTGCGGGTGACGGAACCGCTGTTGCGGTAGTCGGAAAGCTCATCCGTCGTTTTAAACCCCGAAAGGAATCTTCCCCGGTAATAATCCTTGTAGACACGCGCCGCGTCCGACCATAATCCAATGGTGTCAGGCATATCTTTGTAAGCTGCCTTTACATCGAGTTTATAAGTATAGTCGCCGTCGAAGATCTTAAGTTTATCCCACCATTTTCTAGGATCGATTCTTTTGGTGGAAAAAGTCAGGTTAGTTAAGGTGTTGACCGTATCCTTGTTTCGTTTGGCCGGGTCGGCCGTCCTGGGGTCTGTATAGGTCTCATCATAAGATCCATTGAAGCTAAAAGAAGGATCTAAATCCGGCAGGAAAGGAAAATTGGTTCCAAAGTTAAACTTAATCCCATATTTGTAAGGTTCAAAGCCCTGGCTGCGCCTGGTAGAATCTATATAGTTCTGGCTTAAATCAAGAGAAAAATTACTCGAAAGAGAAACAACCGGTGAAAACTTGAGGCTGAAGGATTGACTTCCGGTAACGGTATGATCGACCTGATCAATGGTGTCACTGTCACTGAGGCTGCTGTCAATAGTCTTCTTCTTCCAGTTTTTATTATAGTTATAGCTATAGTTGTGATCGGTGTTAAAGGAAAGACTGTGGCCGGTTGGTATACCCAGAAGGCGTTTGGGGAAGATATAACTATAATTGTATTTAGGGAAGGTCACCTGCCCGGTTAGTTTTTCCTCCTCGGTAGCGCTCTTTTCTTCACCTGTATCGGTGTAATCAGTATTATTCGTGTGATCATAGGTGGTGGAAAGTGTAGGGGTCCATTTCCCAAAAGGGAGACTGACTCCCCCGGTTATCTTCTTGCTCCAATTAGTATTGTTGGGCTGACCTGTATCCCATTTTAAATTAGATTTATCTGTCTGAGTGTAACTTGGGTTAGTGACAGTCGGCATCCATTTTAAAGGGAAACTAATATTTCCACCGGTTAGTGTTTTAGTGGAGCCGATCTCTTTTTTCTTGCCTGTATCCCGTTCAAATGTCGTGTTATCTGCTTGGGTGTAAGTTGTTTTAGAGAGGGTGGGTATCCATTTGAGGAGAGGGCTTTGTGGATCAAGGCTGGGTATTTGAGCAGGCGTAAAGGAGAATCCCACTGTTTTGCTTTCGGCCAGGCTCTCATCTACATTAGCGCCGGTGACATCCGTCACCCGGTCCGGATCGATGGCGCCCCTGCTTTGCTTCCAACTCCAGTCCAAAGGCATAAACTTTATCCGATCCACTCGCCCATTCAGGTTATTATTCACCTTGCGCTGGGGACCCTCAGCCGGTCCCCCGATGCTTTTAAATTGCGCTCCTAAATAATCACTGTCCCAGTTAAGGATCCCCCAGCCATCAAAGCCGCTCTTTATCCCAAACCTAAAGGCCATTGTAGGTTTAACCACGGCCTCACTTAACTCCCTCAGGTGAATCTCATTAACCCAGATTTCTCCAGAGGCCTCGGCACCAGAGTCATTTGAAACCATCAATTTGAGGTGTTTAATGTCTGACAGGGAAGGTTTTTTACCTTTGATAAGAAGGCCGTGGCGATCATAATCAAAGGAAGAGTTGCCTAAGGAAAAACCTCCGGTGCCGGCTAAATCCTGCATTAATGTCCTGAGCCGGTCAAGGTCGATGATCACCCGCCGCCATTCTCCTGCCGGGAAGTCCCATGTGGAACTGCCCTGCATATCGGTTATATTTACCAAGGCCTGCCCTTTCCACTCTTCAGGAAAACCTGATAAGGGAAAGGTATAACGGAAGAAGTTATCATCTTTCTCGGTTCCGAATTGAAAATGAAAGCTGGTATTCGACCTTGTCTCGGCTGGCCGGTAAAGCCAGAAGACCAATTTTTGGTAGTCACTGTAAGGATACTGCAACTGTCGATAACAATAACTACTATCATTCCCCTTCAGATGATAGTTTATCACCAGAGCCCCATCTTTTTTATCCGTATCCTTATCCAGGTCCCTGAACCAGCCATCTTTCAGTAATTGCTTTTCGTAGGTGGTCTGGTAATTCGGATTGGCTTCATTGTTCTTGTCCGAGAGGAAGATTTTAGCCGTATCCTCCTCAATCCAGGTGCTTTTAGCCATTTCGATAGATTGGATCAGGACAGGGGTGTCTCTTCTATCACCTGCCTTACATTTGAGTCTGAGACGAATATATTTCACGGCGGTCCAATCTGGCTTTGTGTCTGTCATTACCACCGCTAATGTCCGTGGGATCTGGTAAAGGACCCAACCATTTTCATCAGGCTCGGTTCCATTCGTAAGCTGAAAGGAAAAATAGGACTCTTCTGTATTCAATCCCCCCCGTCCGTCAAGGTCTTCACTGTCCGGTGTCTTCTTATCATTGTAGTTACCGGCGCCCACATGAGTTATGGCGCTATTGTCTTGGTCAACAAATTCCCAACCAATGTCTTCTTTATCCAGGATATTTGTTCTATCTTTATCCCTCTGCTCAGTTTTAGGGTCGCCGATATTCCAGATAGTATCTCCCTTCTCATCCAGCACGGATTCCTGATAGCCTCCTTGGCCATCGGCATCTTCACTAACCTTGCCCAGATCAACCCATAGTTCCTCCCCCTCCTCAAGCCCTTTGGCCCAGACCTTAAGATAATTGTTATTAGAATAATCGACGCCATCCGGATTAATACAGCGCATAATAGATACCCAGCGACCGTCTTCCGGCGAATTATAAGCCAGGGCCAGCAAATACTCTGTTTTCTGGGTGGTATCCTCCTCTTTGTTTAATATTTGAACCGGGCCGTAATCTTTTTTTTCGTAAGGACCGGGCCTTTCCGAATAAGGTTTGTGATAAGATTCGTCTTCATCTTTATAGAGAAGCATCGCCCTTTTACCAAAGGGCAGACTGCCCAGACTCCAGTCATACTCTCTTCTGGAAAAAGGCGAGGCCCCTCCACCCCCATCAAGGGAGTCAATAATCGCCACCTCCTTCTCATAGACAGACGGGGTATAAAAAGAGGCGGCGGCTTCACCGTCGGCGGTAAGGGTCAAGCGGTTGGCCGCCGGCAGATTAAGGGAGTTAAGGGCCTGGGTCAGTCCTGGGACAGCGTTTAGTTGGCTGTTCATATCCAGAACCTGAAGTCGGGGGGTAGTGGCCGTAACCTTGGGGACATCATTGTCGGCAGAAGTTCCTTTGAAAATGTAAGTCGAGCCAAGGGAAAAACTCTCGGCCGGTTTATATTCTCCCCTCAAACCTACCAGGTTTTCCTTCTTGGCGATAAAACCAGCCGCGTCAAAACACACCCTGATCTTGCTGCCTTCGTTAATATCCTCATCACGGAGAAAGGTAATCTGGCCTATGTCATAGTTGATCTGGTAATCTATATTTCTTTTTTGGGGTTCACCATCTACATAGACGCTTTCGGATTCCTCAACGATATTCATCTGGTCAAGAGAGTAAGTATAAGCCTTGCCTGCTTTTTCGTAAGAGATGATAATGGAATAGCCGGGTTCGTCTTCCAGGGGGGGGGTATAATTTCGGTAGATACTCCGGTGAGAAAGCTTCGTCCACTCTTGAGAAGTATAATCATTTCGATGCGCCTGGTAAAAGGGATTGCCGGTAGAGTTGGCATCAGTCAGATCAAAAGGGGTTGGTTCAGGAAAGACAAGTAGTCCCTCATCCCGAAGGTATTCCAGGGCCTCTTTATCAATCCGCCCATCATTATCCTTATCCAGACCAAAGATCCTGAAATAAGATTCTTCATCAGGCTCTTTTTTCTCACTTTTATTAGCGTCGTAATAAGTCTTATCCTTATTGTCCTTGATTTCGACCGTTAAGTCCGAAGCGCTGAGATACTTTACCTCTGACCCCAGAAGAAAACGATTTCTCAGCTCATAGACCTCATACAGATTAGTCTTCTGGTAACCTGCTTCCGTAGTCTGTTTGATGAGGATGGGAGATGAGGCTGTTCCATATTCCCAGCCGTCCTTAGTCTTAAAATAAACGGCCATAACATCCCCCTCGAAGATATTCCGCTTAAAGGTAAGTATCCCGGTCTTGTAATCAACTATATAATCTTCTCCAGGGATCAAACGGTAAAAGTTACCTAAAAAAACGTCTTTATCTTCCCAATGTCTGGCCGTTATCTTTTCGGTGGTCCTATCAGGATGATCCTCATAGAATTGGCGAGTCTGGTTGCCGAGTAACACCTCTAAGGAATCCTGAATAATAGGCAGGGAATCAGCCCGCTCCTCGGCCGATATTTCGGCCATAAGCTGATAGTATTTTCGTCTCTGGAAGCTCCCGTCACTTTTGGTTATGGTCTCCATCTTGGCCTTTATTCCCTTGAACTCTTTACATTTAGAGGTTCCTTTGGTTTGACTGCCTATGGCCATTAAGGTAAAATCCTTGTGTTTGGCCGTCCCTTTCAGGCCAAAGACCGGCTTGTTGCTATACTTGATAAACTGGGTAGGCATGGTAAGGTTAACATCTCCAAAAGAGGCTTCTTGAACCACCTCCTGGGGTTCACCGGTATAAGCAATGGAAATCTTGGTCTTGTCTTTAGCTATCGTGGCCTTGGGATTGTAATCAAGATTAACTTTAACCCTTTCTCCAATTTGTCCATTAACGCCGGCGGTGATGTTTTGATCAATGGAGAGGCCGCTGGAAAATCCAATCCCTGGCTTGGCTTCTCTATTTTTATCTTTGGTCCATTGGGCATATCCGAAGCTGGCATTTAAGCTCAAGTTAGCGTTAATCTTAAGCTGAGACTCAAAAGGCAGTTTTATTTCGGTAAGTTCGCTCAGACTCATCGGTTTAGATTCTGGCGCCGGCAGAGGCGGTCTTGGTTCTCCCGGGAGTCTGGCTATCTGAGGAGCTTCTTTCGGTTGTTGAGGGCTGCTGTCGGGGGTTTTCGCCTCTAAGGTTTCGAGTCTCGCCCCCACTTCGGGGGTAGCCGGAGTTTCGGGTTCCAGTGCAGCGGGAGGTAGGAAGAGTGTTCCACTGTCTTCAGTTTCGAGTCTCGCCCCCACTTCGGGGGTAGCCGGAGTTTCGGGTCCCAGTGCAGCGGGAGGTAGGAAGACTGTTCCACTGTCTTCAGTTTCGAGTTTCGCCCCCACTTCGGGGGTACCCAGAGTTTCAAGTTCCGGTACAGCGAGAGGTGGAAAGACTGCTCCACTCTCTTCAGTTTCGAGTTTCGCCCCCACTTCGGGGGTACCCGGAGTTTCGGGTTCCGGTGTAGCCGGAGGTGGGAAGACTGCTCCACTGTCTTCAGTTTCGAGTTTCGCCCCTACTTCGGAGGTGCCCGAAGTTTCGGGTTCCGGTGCAGCGAGAGGTGGGAAAACTG comes from the bacterium genome and includes:
- a CDS encoding type II toxin-antitoxin system Phd/YefM family antitoxin, which produces MMVEMISISEVKKNLSAVVDKVEKEKKAYRINRNSRAVAMIVNINEYNTLLQQLEDLEDIRDMLEAQKEPGRPFEEYTAIREKKRA
- a CDS encoding type II toxin-antitoxin system RelE/ParE family toxin, with protein sequence MHRLFIRQRAEKILDDMADDDYYRVKEAILKLRQSPRPRGCEKLIDDIYRIRIGDWRVIYMVTDKERLIDIGKIDRRSEKTYKGIKRLFT